The Paramisgurnus dabryanus chromosome 1, PD_genome_1.1, whole genome shotgun sequence genome includes a window with the following:
- the LOC135758726 gene encoding uncharacterized protein isoform X1: MAAESEQVKETTEVMETTDTSAQEDPVPESKTRACGLKVRGRGGRMGGRGGRGMMMKGFRPPGHVRGRGRDFFTNGFGSMRRGMGRTWPYPDMRGRRGGPMRMNLGPPPPPPPLPPPSMHMRGPPPPMHRHCPPPPPPPPGHPGFRGRPPHPRGRSMMPPGPPRFFHPRGYHNGSAPPLPRPPPGRGQRWPGPPGGRRF; the protein is encoded by the exons ATGGCTGCTGAATCCGAGCAAGTGAAGGAGACGACAGAAGTGATGGAGACTACAGATACATCTGCACAGGAGGATCCTGTACCTGAAAGCAAAACCAG GGCATGTGGATTAAAGGTTCGTGGCAGAGGTGGGCGAATGGGAGGACGTGGCGGTCGAGGAATGATGATGAAAGGGTTCAGACCGCCGGGTCATGTCAGAGGCAGAGGGCGTGATTTCTTTACAAATGGATTTGGATCCATGAG GCGGGGCATGGGTAGAACGTGGCCGTATCCGGACATGCGGGGTCGAAGAGGCGGACCTATGAGAATGAATTTGGGGCCACcgcctcctcctcctcctttgCCGCCCCCTTCCATGCACATGAGAGGACCCCCACCTCCAATGCACAG GCATTGCCCGCCGCCGCCTCCACCACCACCAGGACACCCAGGCTTTAGAGGGCGGCCCCCACACCCGAGAGGGCGTAGCATGATGCCACCCGGCCCTCCTCGATTTTTTCATCCCAGAGG CTACCACAACGGATCGGCCCCTCCTCTGCCCCGCCCGCCTCCAGGCAGGGGCCAGCGCTGGCCGGGGCCCCCTGGTGGCCGGAGGTTTTAA
- the LOC135758726 gene encoding uncharacterized protein isoform X2: protein MAAESEQVKETTEVMETTDTSAQEDPVPESKTRACGLKVRGRGGRMGGRGGRGMMMKGFRPPGHVRGRGRDFFTNGFGSMRRGMGRTWPYPDMRGRRGGPMRMNLGPPPPPPPLPPPSMHMRGPPPPMHRHCPPPPPPPPGHPGFRGRPPHPRGRSMMPPGPPRFFHPRGG from the exons ATGGCTGCTGAATCCGAGCAAGTGAAGGAGACGACAGAAGTGATGGAGACTACAGATACATCTGCACAGGAGGATCCTGTACCTGAAAGCAAAACCAG GGCATGTGGATTAAAGGTTCGTGGCAGAGGTGGGCGAATGGGAGGACGTGGCGGTCGAGGAATGATGATGAAAGGGTTCAGACCGCCGGGTCATGTCAGAGGCAGAGGGCGTGATTTCTTTACAAATGGATTTGGATCCATGAG GCGGGGCATGGGTAGAACGTGGCCGTATCCGGACATGCGGGGTCGAAGAGGCGGACCTATGAGAATGAATTTGGGGCCACcgcctcctcctcctcctttgCCGCCCCCTTCCATGCACATGAGAGGACCCCCACCTCCAATGCACAG GCATTGCCCGCCGCCGCCTCCACCACCACCAGGACACCCAGGCTTTAGAGGGCGGCCCCCACACCCGAGAGGGCGTAGCATGATGCCACCCGGCCCTCCTCGATTTTTTCATCCCAGAGG GGGTTAG
- the mrps10 gene encoding small ribosomal subunit protein uS10m has product MVTTLPLCQTDMAACMAKAGAIRVLSNIIRGRFLSVASVQHHITCPRWSVSVCPSSFIHTGPVSTSSHSPAVTITDESDTLYEKLSVLVKGHDKSVLDSYEFFATLAAKELGLTLDKVFEPPKHIDKLTLLKSVHIFKKHRVQYEMRTHYRCVEISRITGSTAQVYLEYIQRNLPEGVAMEVTKTAVEKIPKHIQKPLWDDNKLEQSSP; this is encoded by the exons ATGGTGACGACACTTCCGCTTTGTCAGACAGACATGGCAGCCTGCATGGCGAAAGCTGGAGCGATTCGTGTCCTGTCAAATATCATTCGCGGACGATTTTTATCG GTCGCTTCTGTTCAGCATCACATAACCTGTCCACG ATGGTCTGTGAGTGTGTGTCCTTCATCTTTCATACACACAGGTCCTGTCTCAACATCATCTCATTCTCCTGCT GTCACTATCACAGACGAGTCAGACACACTCTATGAGAAACTGTCAGTGTTGGTCAAAGGTCATGATAAGTCAGTGTTGGACAGCTATGAGTTTTTTGCCACTTTGGCAGCAAAGGAGCTCGGTCTCACACTGGATAAAGT ATTTGAACCGCCTAAGCATATAGATAAATTAACACTGCTGAAGTCTGTTCACATCTTTAAGAAACACAGAGTGCAGTATGAGATGAGGACACATTACAGGTGTGTTGAG ATTTCTAGAATAACTGGGTCAACTGCGCAGGTTTATTTGGAGTACATTCAGCGTAATTTACCCGAGGGAGTTGCCATGGAGGTGACTAAG ACCGCTGTTGAGAAGATTCCAAAACACATCCAGAAACCGCTGTGGGATGATAACAAACTGGAGCAGTCAAGTCCATGA